A window of the Tiliqua scincoides isolate rTilSci1 chromosome 5, rTilSci1.hap2, whole genome shotgun sequence genome harbors these coding sequences:
- the NKIRAS2 gene encoding NF-kappa-B inhibitor-interacting Ras-like protein 2: MGKSCKVVVCGQAAVGKTSILEQLLYGNHVVGSEMIETQEDIYVGSIETDRGVREQVRFYDTRGLRDNLELPKHCFSCTDGYVLVYSIDSKESFKRAEMLKKEIDKCKDKKEVTIVVLGNKCDLQEQRRVDHDIVQHWAKAEKVKLWEVSVADRRTLIEPFVYLASKMTQPQSKSAFPLSRKNKSSGSVDG; the protein is encoded by the exons ATGGGAAAGAGTTGCAAAGTGGTCGTGTGTGGGCAAGCAGCTGTTGGGAAGACCTCCATCCTGGAACAGCTTCTCTATGGGAACCACGTGGTTG GTTCAGAGATGATCGAAACCCAGGAGGACATCTACGTGGGCTCCATTGAGACTGACCGAGGGGTACGGGAGCAGGTGCGTTTCTATGACACTCGAGGCTTGCGAGATAATCTGGAGCTGCCCAAGCACTGCTTCTCCTGCACGGATGGCTATGTGCTGGTTTACAGCATTGACAGCAAGGAATCTTTCAAGAGGGCTGAAATGCTCAAGAAGGAGATAGACAAATGCAAGGATAAGAAGGAG GTCACCATTGTGGTCTTAGGCAACAAGTGTGACTTGCAAGAGCAGCGACGCGTGGACCACGATATCGTGCAGCACTGGGCCAAGGCAGAGAAAGTGAAGCTGTGGGAGGTCTCAGTGGCTGACCGCCGGACCCTTATTGAACCCTTTGTCTACCTGGCCAGCAAGATGACGCAGCCGCAGAGCAAGTCTGCCTTTCCACTCAGCCGCAAGAACAAAAGCAGTGGTTCTGTAGATGGGTGA